The genome window GAATTGCCGCTTGCCATGCACGTCGATCCGACGTCGCACGTTCCTCCGCACGCGGGCGCAACGGCCGTTCCGCATGCCGGCGCGCCCGGTGCACCGCACTCGCACGCACCACCGACGTCCTGGCAGACCTCGCCGTTCGGGCAGACGCCGCCGCACAGCGGACCGTCCGCGTCCGTGCATTGCGGCAGCGTCGGGATCACGCATTCGCAGGCGCCCGCGCCGTTGTCGCGGCAGACCTCGCTCGTTCCGGTGCAGCGGCCGCCGCAGACCGGCGAGGTCGCGTCGTCGCAGAGCGGGATCGGCGGAGCGGTGCATTCGCAGACTCCCGAACCGTTGTCTCCGCACGTCTCGCCGTTCGGACATACCCCGCCGCACAGCGGCGCATCCGACTCCTGGCACGACGCGAGCGGCAGCAGCGTCGTCGTGGTGGTCGCGTTGTCGTCGCAGTTCGCGCCGGCGGGGAACTCGTAGACGAGATTCGGATTGCTCTGGCAGCGGATGTCCGCGTTGAAACTGAGGATGTATTTGCCCGGGCCCGGCAGTCCGCCGGTGATGTTCACGCCGGCGTTCGACGTCGGGGCGATGCAGAACAGCGCCGAGCTCGACGGTTCGAACGGATCCGCAACGCCGCTGGTCGTGATCGGATCCGGGAAGCATCGCCGGATATCAATGATCGTGCACGACCCAGCCTGGTAAGGCGTGCAATCCGCGTCGCTCGAGCACGCGATGAAACCGCGGTTGTCGGGATGCACGACGCCGTCGCAGTACTTGTCGACCGGCCCCGTCACGCAGTGACCGTCGGAGCCGCACTGGAAGTTCTCGCAGGCGTTCAGGTTGACGCCTGCCCCGCCGCCGTCGCTGCAGGTGCCGGCACCCGACGCCGCGCATTGCGCGTCCGACGAGCAGCCGAGGTTGCCGTTGCCGGTGCAGACGCGGCACGGACACAGCGCGCCGTTCGGCGTCTGGCACGGAAGAGTAGCGGTAAGACTTTGCGGCCCGGTCGATGCGTTGAGCTCGATCAGAAGCCCGGTGCCGCTGACGTTGGCCGCCGACGCGGGCATGCAGTCGAAGCTCGTCGGACCGAACGTTGCGTGCGCGCCGTTCTCGTCGCACGCGTTGCTGCTCACGCCGCCCGCGCACACTCCGTCGCGCACGCCGTCGTTCGGCTTGATGTCGCCCTCGCAGGTCGGACACGGCGCGGTCTGCGAAATGCCGAGATGGACCACCGACGCGAGCCGGATCTGGTCGTGCCATTCTCCGGTCCGCAGGTTCATCGTGCCGCCGTAGTCCTGGCGGATGCGGCTGATCACGCACGCCGGAGTCCCGCCCGACGACAGCGCGAGCGGCGCACCGAAATAACATCGGCAGGTCGGGTCGACCGAGCCGCAGTTGGCCGGATCGGAGCCGTTGACGACCGAGCAGTTCTTGGTCGAATCGGCCGTGCAGCGGCAGATCGATGCGGGATTTGCCGTATCGGTGTTCAGATCGATCTCGCAGTTCTCGCAGTTCTCGTCGCAGGTCACGTTGACGGTGTCGCCGGTGTGATCGGGCACGTCGACGTCGAGTGCCTTTCCGGACCATCCGGTGCTCAGCGAGGTATGCGACGGGAAGTTGCCGTAGCGTGCGTGAATCGAGCGGATGATCGTCGCAGGCTGGCACGGGCCGGTGCCGTCGGCGACGCAGTTGCACGAAGAGCCGAGCGACACGCACGTCGATCCTTCGCTGCATGTGCCGTTGCAGGTCGGGAACGTGTCCCCGCATTCGGAGGACGGGATCGTCGTGGTGGTCGTGGCTCCGCTGCCGCCGGAGAATCCGTAAGCCAGCCGGATCAGCGTCGCGCCGTGAACATCGGCACTCGAGCGCGAACAGCTCACCAGCTGTGCGGCGTCGTCCGAGCACGCCTCGAGCTTGCCGAGAACATCCGAAGAGAAGCTGCAGCGCTTGGCGACTTTCTCTGCATAGTGGTCGCGCGCTTTGGTGATGCGGCCTTTCGGGTCGTCGTCGTCGCACGTATATGCCGCGCCGCCGCCGGATTCGTCCGCGTCGTTCTGGCAGCGCCGCCGCTCGCCGAGATACGTCAGCGCGACGCGACCGACGCCCTTTCCGAGAGTCCCCTGGCAGACGCGCAGCGGATCGAGCAGTGGCTCGTCAGGGTTTCCTTCGGAATCTGCGTAAAGCTGTCCGGCATGAACATCGGCCAGCGCCGCGAGGCAGGCCGCAACCTCGCCGAAATCGTCGATGCCCGTCGTCGTTCCGCCGTCGTCGGCGCTGCGCGCGGGCGCAGGGCACTCCTCATAATTCGCAAGCAGCGAGCTCGCCGTCGTGCAGGTGCCGACAATGGTTTCGCGAAGCGTATCCTGCGCGCGCGCGAGCCGTCCGCCGGCATCAGCCTGCGCGGCGTCGTTGCAGTTGATGTCGAGTGACATGTCGCCCGAGCTTCTGGCCTGGTTGCACCTGGCGATGAGCTTGGCGACCGAGCCGAGATAGCGCGTCAGCCCGCCGGCGATCGCGTCGCGGCAGCCGATCTCGGCGGACGTCAGCGCGTGCGAAGGCGACGGAGAAAGAACGGCCAGAAGGGCGAACACTGCGAGCAGCCGCTGGGTACGCATGGGCGGGTCCCTCCAACTTTCATTTCCGTCCCGGCACGCACGGCAGGGTCCGGAGACGCGCCGGTCGGCAAGAAGCGGCGCTACTACGACTTCGATACTTTACTTACAGTATTCTCAGCAAGGGGGCCGTGCGTTTTTGATCTCAGCCGAGGGGGACAACTTGGATCGTATTTTCAATGACTTACGGCGATAAGCGTTGGCCGATTCACTACTTACAACCATTTTACGAGTTGCACCGCGGAGCCGCTGTGTTGCACACCCACGCACCCGCGATAGCTGTTGGCGATGGCAACCCATCCGCAGGCCGCCATTCTTCTTCCCCCGCCCGCCGCCGCCCGTTACCTCGAGTTCGGGCTACGAAAGGACGCGACGCGCACGAAAGCGGCCGCTGCGCTGGCGAGCCTCGCGGCTGCAGCACCCGTCGACGGCGTTTCCGTGCTGACCGGCTTCGGACTGTCGCTCGCGGACCTGCTCGGCCTGCGGATTCCGGGCCTGCGCGAATTTCCGACGCTCGCAAGCACACACGTCGAGATTCCGTCGACGCCGCGCGCGCTGTGGATCTGGATACGCGGCGAGGATCGCGGAGAGATCCTGCTGCGCTCGCGCGCGATCGAACGGGCGCTGTCGTCCGCCTTCGATCCTGCGAGCAGCGTCGACGCGTTTCGCTACGACATCGGCCGTGACCTGACCGGCTACGAGGACGGAACGGAAAATCCAAAGGCCGAAGCTGCAACCGAAGCTGCGATCGTCGGCGGACGCGTTGACGGAGCGGCGCCGGCCGGCTCGAGCTTCGTTGCAGTCCAGCTCTGGCAGCACGACCTCGTGCGCTTCGCGGCCATGGACAAGGCGTTGCAGGACTGCGTGATCGGACGCGAGCGCATCAGCAACGACGAGATCGCGGACGCGCCACAGTACGCACACGTCAAGCGCACCGCGCAGGAAAGCTTCGATCCGCCTTCGTTCGTGGTGCGGCGCTCCATGCCGTGGTCGGACGAAACGCGCGAGGGCCTTATGTTCGTCGCATTCGGCGCAACGCTCGATGCGTTCGAGCGGCAGCTCCGGCGTATGGCCGGACTCGACGATGGAATCGTCGACGGCGTGTTCCTGTATTCGAAACCGCTCGCCGGTTCGTACTACTGGTGTCCGCCGGTCGTCGACGGACGCGTGGCCCTCAGCGGGCTCTGACGGCCGAGAAATCGAGCCGTGCCGTCGTGGTTCCCGATCGCCGTCGCCGCAGCCGTGCTCTACGGCGCGCATCAGATCTTCACGCGCCTTGCGGCCGACCGGATCGGCGACGGTCTCGGCGGCTTCGTCGTCGAAGCCACCGCCGCGGTGACGATCCTCGCCTACCTTGCGTTCCTGTGGCTCACCGGACGCTGGGACCAGAAATTCACTGCGCCAGGCGTCGGTTATTCGATGCTGACCGGCGTCTGCGTGGGCGCAGGCACCGTCGCGTTCTTCCTGCTGTTCCAGCGAGGAGGACCATTGTCGGCGGTGCCGGTGATCCTCGCGGTCGGAGCGGCGATGATGGCGCTCGCCGGGTTCGCGGTGTTTCACGAAACGGCAAGCTGGCAGCGGCTGCTCGGCATCGCGCTTGCGATCGCCGGCCTGCTGCTGCTGCGGCGCTGATCCGGTCCGTCAGTGCGTTCCCTGGAGGAACCCCGCGATATCGAACGCCTTGACGACGGTGCCTTCGGACTCGCCGTAGTTGTAGTACCAGCCCTTGTCGTCGGAGGCTGTATGCAGCGGCAGCTCGCAGCGGGTGATGTGGTCGATCTGCATGTCGATCATCACGTAGCCGGGCAGATAGAACTCCTCGAACGATCGACCGCCTGCGTCGGCGCGCACCTTGGTTCCGAATCCCCATGTCTGGTGGAGCGCTTTCCAGAGCTTGCCCTGGTCGTCGTAGATCTCGGTATACGGCACCAGCCAGCTTTCCTTGTCGACGTAGACGACGCGGCGGGCGAACGCGTACTCGGGCAGCAGCGAGCGGCCTTCGAGCACGTAGACGTCGCGCATCTCCCACGGCTCGTTCGCCGCGAAATCGGCCGGCGCGGCCTGCCAGTGGACCGGCACGTGCTCGGAATGCATTGACGCCAGCATTTTCTTCGATCCGACCAGGCGCCAGTCCATCCACGCGGGGTTGCCCGCGTAGCCGGTGTAGCTGTCGAGGTCCATGTCCTGGCCGAAGATGCCCTGCGACCGCTGCGCGGTGCTCAGTCGCCGCACGCGGCGCATGACCGGATAATAGATCCAGCCGTCGTCGGGACGATGGACGTCGGTGTAGCGAATGAAGTTCCAGCCTCCGCCCTTGAGATCGAACGGCTCGATCAGCGGGTACTGCAGCTCGCGATAGCGGATTCCCTCGATGTTCGGCATCGACGGGCGCGGCTCGTGGTAAAGCCGGCCGACATAGTACAGCCGCCTCCAGTGCTCGATCTGGAACGTCCGCTCGCGTTCGAAGCCGCGGCCGCTCGAGATCGTCCCGATCTCGCATCCCATCTTGCGAGCGTCCATGTCGTCGACGATCAGACGCGACTGCTGGTTGAAGACGATCTTGATCGCGGCATCCGGATCGCCGGCCTGCACGAGAGGAAACGGAATCCCGGCGACGAAATTGCGCATGTCGCGGCGATCGGGCGTCAGTGTGACCTGATCGTGGTAGCGCTGGGTTGCCTCGGCACGCGCGTCTTCCATCGGGATCGGCTTCGTCGCTGTGACGCGAAGGGTCGCGCCTCGAAGCAGCGCCCACTGCACCGACGGACCGAGCAGCGATTGATAGCGGTCGATATCGCCGGCACGAACCACGTCGCCCGCAGATGGAAAGGCCTCGGGATCATGGATGGCCGCCGCGACGACGACGGCTGGCGCTGCGGCGTTCATTGCGGAAGACGACGCGGCAGGTAGCGCGGGCTCGGCAATCTGCGGCAAGCCCGCGGCTGCCGGTTTGACGACCCGCGGCGCGCGCCGGACCACTGCCTTTCGTACGGGCAGCGCCGGTTTTTTCCTCACTGCCGTCGCGGGCTCGTGCGATGCGGCGTCCGGCGCGGGCGCTTCCGGTTCGGAAGCAGACGCCGCCGGCATCTCGGGCGCTTCCGGCACCGGCGCCGGCACGCCGAGCAGTCGCCGAAGCACTTCGTATTCTTCGGGGCTTCCTACTGCCGGTTCATCCGCGCGCGTCGGTGCGTGGTTTGCGGGATTTTCCGGCGCCTGCTGGGCCAGCCCGATTCCCGCGAATCCCACCGCGCATGCGGCTACGAGCGAACAAGCGATTCTCGTCCGCATGCGACTCCCCGCACGCGGACGAAACTTTGCACCTACTAACATTCCCGCTCCCCTCAGCTCGCAGCGCGCACACTGCAACAACGCACGCGCAGTGAACGTGCCGGAGCGATGACGACTGCCAGGTCGTTGATGCCTCTGTGGAGTTGGAGCCATCCCAACGCAAACGCAGTTGGGGGATTTTTCAACAGCCCCCGCGTTGGCACACGGCTATGCACATCGGTGTATGCACCGATCGCGGCGCTTTTTTGCCGATCGCAGAAGATCGCTCTGATCGTGTCGCGCTTCCTCTGAGCTTGTGCGCGACGCCGTGAATCGCAATGCCGCCATCTCCTGCGGTTGCGGCCTCTCGTGTGTGATCACCCGAATGCAAGGACTTGCTGCATGCGAAACAGCGTCGCCATGGTGTCGACGAAGGAAAGACGCATGTCCGAACGGATCGACAAATACGAAATCGTGGAGCCCATCTGCCGCGGCGCTGCAGGCGTCGTGTACCGCGCAATGGATTTGCGCCTGAAGCGGCCGGTTGCGCTCAAAGTCTTCTCCACGGGCCGCGCGCTGGCGGACGAGCTTCGGGCGCGCCTGCTGTGCGAAGCAAGGTTGTGGTCGGCGCTCGGGCACCCGAACCTCGTCAGCATCCACGACGTAGGCGAAGAGCAGGACGGCTCTTACGTGGTCATGGAATTGCCGGAAGGGCCGACCCTCGACCAGGTGCTGCGCGAATCCGCGACGATCCCGCTCCAGCAGAAAATCTCGATCATGATCCAGCTTGCCGGTGCGCTGCACTATGCGCATCAGCGCGGTCTCGTGCATGGCGACATCCGGCCGGCGAACATCGTTCTTCCCGACGACGGCACAGTGAAGCTCGGCGACTTCGGCATGAACAAGCCGTTCGATTCCAACAGCCCCGACGAGCTTGCGGCGGCAATCACGCCGTACACGGCCCCCGAGCAGCTGCACGCGCGCGTCGATGCACGCTCGGATCAGTACGCACTGGGCGCCGTCTTCTACGAGCTGCTTTGCGCGCAGCCGCCCTATGCAGCAAGCGGTGGAGCGTCTGCGCGCGAGATGCTTGCAAGCGAGCGTCCGCGATCTCTGCGCGAGATTGCTCCAGGGCTTCCAGGCGATCTCGTGCCCATCGTCGAACGCGCGATGCGGGCCGAGCCGTCCGAGCGCTATTCCGATCTGCGCCAGATGCGCAGCGAGCTCGAGACTGTTCTCGCGAGGCTCGTCGCCGCGGAAACCAGTGCGCGGCAGGCGCTGAGTCCGGGGAAGCTCGGCGCGGCGCCATCACTGTCGTTCGACTCGAACGAAAAGCCCGCGCGACGCGTGGCCGATGATTTCCGCGGCTGGCAGCGGTCGAACGGGACGCTGGTCGCGTTCGCTTCCGTTGCATTGTTCTCTCTCGCCGTTGCGTGGTGGACGGCGCAAGAGACGCGCACGGCACCCGCGCCGCAGGCAGCAGCCGGCACCTCGCCGCGCGTTTCTGCTCGCGTGGATTCCGCCGTCGTTCGCGACGCCGCCACCCGGGAATCGGCCGAGGCCGCACGCGACCGCGCATTGGCGGCGCGATACGGATCCGCCAAATCCGAAGCCACGTACTATGCGGCGGACCTGCACCTTGCCGCGCAGCGCAAGGAAGCCGAGGCGGACGCGGCGATCGCAAGGAACGACTTCGCGACCGCCACGGTTCTCTACGACATGGCGCGCGACGGATATGACCTGGCCGCACAGAAGGCCGAGCTCAAGTCGACGACGCTCGACAAGCAGAACGTCGATGCGCAGGTTGCCGCCGACGCGGCCCGCAGCGGATCGAAGACAACCGTCGGCTCTGCCGAGATCACTGCACAGCCGCCGTATGCGGACGTTCGCAACCCCGAGATCCCGGCCGATGCATCGGAGCGCTACGGACGCGTCGTCTATCCCGGCGCCCCGTACGAGAATCCCACTGCAACCGAACAATCCGGACGCATCCGGCCGAAGATCGTCGAGCCGCTCCAGCCGCTCGATCACGTTTCCCAGGAACGCGTGCAGCCCCAGGACCGTTCGAAGCCGCTGGCCGGGTTCGCGGCCGTCTTCGCGGAGCCGACGGACGGCAATCACCACGGCGGAACGTGGGGAGCCTGCTGGCGAAGCGATCCTGCGAGTGCACGCGAATGCGCAAAGGCGAGCTGCGAAAACGGGCGCACGTCGAGCCAGCCCTGCGTACAGCTTGCGCTGAGCCGGCCCGGCGAACACTGCGCAGTCGCGAGGGCTACCGGATTCGGCGTCTCGTGGGGAGCGTGCAGCACGAGCCGTTCGGAAGCCGAAAGCGCTGCGCTCAGCGGCTGCCGCGACGAGACTATGCGCAACTACGGTTCGACGTCGGCCGCGTGCGCGGTCGCGTGGTCGACGGCGCAGTAGCGCGCAACGTTGCCGGCTCGAGTACGGCTTACGCGGCTGCCGCCTGCCTCAACGCATCGCCTGTTGCCTGGTCGGCGGGGAAGAACGCTTCGATCGCGAGCTCCGACAGCGTGATGTCGACCGGCGTTCCAAAGACCGTGATCGTGCTGAACAGCGACAGCACACCGGCCGCCGTCCGAAGCTGAAGCGGAATCACGACGCCTCCGTAACCGCCGTCGGCGCTTCGCGGCGCGGAGGTTCGCGCAGGCGCTGCTTCATCAGAAGGCACGGGATACGCAGCCAGCTCGCGATGCAGCTCCGCCAGCACCGGGTCCGCGCTCGAATCGATCTGGCGGCGAAGCCGGACCAGCAGATGCTCGCGCCACTCGGCGTGATTGACGATCCTTGGCGCGAGCCCGCCGGGATGAAGGCTCAGGCGCAGCACGTTGATCGGTGGAGTGACGAGCGCCGGTGTGATGCCGGCCAGAAGCGGCGCGAGGGCGCGGTTGGACGCAACCAGCGTCCAGTGACGATCGACCGCGATCGCAGGATACGGCTCGTGCCCCTGAAGTACGAGATCGACGGCCCGCCGCGCCGACGAAAGCGCAGGATCGTCGAGCGAACGCTCGCGAAACGTCGGCGCAAAGCCCGCCGAAAGCAGCAGCGAGTTGCGCTCGCGAAGCGGAACGTCGAGCAGCTCGGCGAGATGAAGCAGCATCTCGCGGCTCGGCTGCGCGCGGCCGGTCTCGAGAAAGCTCAGATGTTTGGTGGAGATCTCGGCCTCGCACGCGAGATCGAGCTGGCTGCGGCTGCGCCGCTGCCGCCACTGGCGAAGCATCGTTCCGACGGGCTGTGCCTCGGTGATCATGCGCGCGAATCTAACGTGCGCATTGCCGCGTTGCCATTACCTGCGAGGTAATCGACAACCGGCACGACCGGTCGCATCGTGGCGTCACTTTCAACGCAAGGAGAACGCCATGACCATATCCTCCAGGAATCTTCTTCCTCGCAAAGCCTTTCTCGCCGATGACCGGAGGTACGCGTGATGCCGTACGTTACGACCGCCGACGGCTGCAGTCTTTTCTACCGCGACTGGGGATCAGGCTCTCCGGTCGTGTTTCTTCATGGATGGGGTCTCGGATCCGGCATGTGGGAATACCAGATGCCGTGGCTCGTCGATCAGGGGCTTCGATGCGTCGCCTTCGACGCGCGCGGATGCGGACGCTCGGACGATCCGGGGCGCGGATACGATTTCGACACGCTCGCGAGCGACCTTGCGGTCGTGCTCGAAAATCTCGATCTGACCGGTGTAACGCTGGTTGCGCACTCGATGGCAAGCGGGACCGTCGCACGCTACCTGACCCTGCACGGTGCAACTCGAATCGCGCGCGTGCTGCTGCTGGCACCGACGACTCCATTCGTGCTGAAGACCGGGGACAATCCGCACGGCGTGGACAAGGCGGCGTTCGACTTCACGTGCGACCAGCTTGCGCGCGACCGGCCGCGCTTTCTCGCGGCCGGTGCCGAAGCATTCTTCGGCCGCGGCACCGAGCAGTCTCCGGTATCCCGCGAGATCATCGAATGGGCAGTAGGTCTTGCGCTGCAGGCCTCGCCGCGAGCGACGATCGGCTACGTGCGCACGTTCTCCGAGAGCGATCTTCGCGGCGACCTGCGGTCGTTCACGGTTCCGACGCTCGTCATCCATGGTGATGCGGACCAGAGCACGCCGCTCGAGCTGACCGGTCGCCCGACGGCCCGCGGCATCGACGGCGCGCGCCTCGTCGTCTACGAGGGAGCCGCTCACGGGCTTTTCTTCACGGAGAAGGAACGGCTCAATCGCGACCTGCTCGAGTTCGTTTCCTCGTAGCGGCTCCGCGATATACGGGTCCTCACGTGAAGGCAGGTGCATTTCCGGATGCACCTGCCTTTGCCACAAAAGCGAGGAGCTCCCGCGATGACTGTCACGATCCGACCCGCGAGGCCCGAAGACGCCGAGATCTGCGGCACGATCTGCTACGAGGCGTTCAACCACATCGCCGGCAAGCATGGCTTTCCGCCGGATTTCCGTTCGGCGGACATCGCGATCGGCGCGATGTCGATGTTCCTCACGCGCAGCGACGTCTACGCGCTCGTTGCCGAGACAGGCGGCAGGATCATAGGCAGCTGCTTCCTGTGGGAGACGTGCGCGATCGCCGGCATCGGGCCGATCACCGTGTCACCTGCGGATCAGGACAGTGGCGCCGGCCGCCGGCTGATGGACGCCGTGCTTTTGCGCGTCGCGGAAAAAGGCGCTCCGGGCGTTCGGCTGGTGCAGTCGGCGTATCACAGCCGCTCGCTGTCGCTGTACACGCGGCTCGGCTTCGACGCGCGCGAGCCGCTGTCGGTGATCCAGGGCGAGCCGATCGGAATCTCGATTCCCGGCCATCCTGTCCGCAAGGCCTCGACCGACGACGTTGCCGCGTGCAACCGCCTGTCGATCGCAGTCCACGGACACGAGCGCTTCGGCGAGATTCAGGATGCCGCCGGACAGGGCACGCTGATCGTCGTCGAGCATGACGGCCGCCTCACGGGATACTCGACGACGGTGGGATTCTTCGGACATTCGGTCGGCGAGACCAACAACGACATCAAGGCGCTCGTCGCCGCGTCGCCCGGCTTTGCCGGCATGGGCTTCCTGCTGCCGACTCGCAACAGCGATCTCTTCCGCTGGTGCCTCGCGCACGGGCTGCGCGTGGTGCAGCCGATGACGCTGATGTCGCGGGGATTGTACAACCAGCCCGACGGCGCGTTCCTTCCGTCGATCATCTTCTGATCGATCGGCTGCACGCGCCCGACCTGCCGATTGCGCCAGATGGACGCGGTGTTCGGTTCACGCGCCGGGAAGCTTCCCTTCGAGGTACTGCGGCTCGATCACGCGCTCGCGGATCCGCCATCCCCTGGGAGTGCGCACGAACCGGTCGCGGTAGACCGCGCCGACCCACAGCATTTCGACGCTGCCGTCGTCGCGCGGATAACCGAGCGGATTGAACAGGTAGCACGTGCTCGACGCTTCGTCGCCGTGCAGATCCACGGAGATGTTGGTCACGAGGTGCTGGACCACGGTGAAGATCGACAGTGCGCGCTCGAGCCACTGCTTGATCTCACCGAGACTGCCGCGGATGCCGCCCGACGCGGTGTAGTCGCCGATGCCGTCGGCAGTGAATACTTCGTCGAGGAGCGCGAAGTTCTTCGTGTCGATCGCCGCGCTGTAGCGAACCAGCACGTCCTGGATGGCGAGACGGTCCGCGATTTGTGAAAGCTGGTCGTGCATCGCCCGAGCATCGCGCTGCGGCCGCGCCGAGTCCAGACCTGCGCCGGCTTTTCTCCGGAGCCGCCGTCCATGTAGAACGCGCGCGGACGTCTGTTCGTCTCGACCGGCAAGGCCTGAGCGGACATCGCGGACATGGGAAATCCGGCGCACATCACGATCGGCTATCAGGACGGATGCCTTCACCCGTTGTGGCTCACGAAGGCCGGCGTGACCGTCGCCCGCGCGTTCGGCGCCGACGCGATCTGGGTACCCGATCACTTCATGGGCTTCGCGCCGAAATGGCTATGGACGCCCGACGTCGTGCCGGCCGCCAGGACCGTGCATTCGATGGATGCGCTGTTCGATCCGGTGCCGATCATGACATGGATCGCTATGAGGTTTCGCCGGCCGCTTGTCGGAACCTCGGTCACCGAGCCGATCCGCCGCCACCCGATGTCGCTCGCGCAGACGTTCGTGACGCTCGACCACATCTCGCGCGGTCGCGCCGTGCTCGGCATCGGCAACGGACTGCGCGAGAACACCGAGCCGTACGGGCTGCCCTCGGACGAGCGCGTCGCGCGCCTCGAGGAAGCGCTCACCATCATCCGCATGCTGTGGGACAGCCGCGGCGCGCCGATCACGTTCGACGG of Candidatus Limnocylindrales bacterium contains these proteins:
- a CDS encoding DUF1329 domain-containing protein, whose protein sequence is MRTRIACSLVAACAVGFAGIGLAQQAPENPANHAPTRADEPAVGSPEEYEVLRRLLGVPAPVPEAPEMPAASASEPEAPAPDAASHEPATAVRKKPALPVRKAVVRRAPRVVKPAAAGLPQIAEPALPAASSSAMNAAAPAVVVAAAIHDPEAFPSAGDVVRAGDIDRYQSLLGPSVQWALLRGATLRVTATKPIPMEDARAEATQRYHDQVTLTPDRRDMRNFVAGIPFPLVQAGDPDAAIKIVFNQQSRLIVDDMDARKMGCEIGTISSGRGFERERTFQIEHWRRLYYVGRLYHEPRPSMPNIEGIRYRELQYPLIEPFDLKGGGWNFIRYTDVHRPDDGWIYYPVMRRVRRLSTAQRSQGIFGQDMDLDSYTGYAGNPAWMDWRLVGSKKMLASMHSEHVPVHWQAAPADFAANEPWEMRDVYVLEGRSLLPEYAFARRVVYVDKESWLVPYTEIYDDQGKLWKALHQTWGFGTKVRADAGGRSFEEFYLPGYVMIDMQIDHITRCELPLHTASDDKGWYYNYGESEGTVVKAFDIAGFLQGTH
- a CDS encoding GNAT family N-acetyltransferase encodes the protein MTVTIRPARPEDAEICGTICYEAFNHIAGKHGFPPDFRSADIAIGAMSMFLTRSDVYALVAETGGRIIGSCFLWETCAIAGIGPITVSPADQDSGAGRRLMDAVLLRVAEKGAPGVRLVQSAYHSRSLSLYTRLGFDAREPLSVIQGEPIGISIPGHPVRKASTDDVAACNRLSIAVHGHERFGEIQDAAGQGTLIVVEHDGRLTGYSTTVGFFGHSVGETNNDIKALVAASPGFAGMGFLLPTRNSDLFRWCLAHGLRVVQPMTLMSRGLYNQPDGAFLPSIIF
- a CDS encoding EamA family transporter, coding for MPSWFPIAVAAAVLYGAHQIFTRLAADRIGDGLGGFVVEATAAVTILAYLAFLWLTGRWDQKFTAPGVGYSMLTGVCVGAGTVAFFLLFQRGGPLSAVPVILAVGAAMMALAGFAVFHETASWQRLLGIALAIAGLLLLRR
- a CDS encoding alpha/beta hydrolase, with the protein product MPYVTTADGCSLFYRDWGSGSPVVFLHGWGLGSGMWEYQMPWLVDQGLRCVAFDARGCGRSDDPGRGYDFDTLASDLAVVLENLDLTGVTLVAHSMASGTVARYLTLHGATRIARVLLLAPTTPFVLKTGDNPHGVDKAAFDFTCDQLARDRPRFLAAGAEAFFGRGTEQSPVSREIIEWAVGLALQASPRATIGYVRTFSESDLRGDLRSFTVPTLVIHGDADQSTPLELTGRPTARGIDGARLVVYEGAAHGLFFTEKERLNRDLLEFVSS
- a CDS encoding serine/threonine-protein kinase produces the protein MSERIDKYEIVEPICRGAAGVVYRAMDLRLKRPVALKVFSTGRALADELRARLLCEARLWSALGHPNLVSIHDVGEEQDGSYVVMELPEGPTLDQVLRESATIPLQQKISIMIQLAGALHYAHQRGLVHGDIRPANIVLPDDGTVKLGDFGMNKPFDSNSPDELAAAITPYTAPEQLHARVDARSDQYALGAVFYELLCAQPPYAASGGASAREMLASERPRSLREIAPGLPGDLVPIVERAMRAEPSERYSDLRQMRSELETVLARLVAAETSARQALSPGKLGAAPSLSFDSNEKPARRVADDFRGWQRSNGTLVAFASVALFSLAVAWWTAQETRTAPAPQAAAGTSPRVSARVDSAVVRDAATRESAEAARDRALAARYGSAKSEATYYAADLHLAAQRKEAEADAAIARNDFATATVLYDMARDGYDLAAQKAELKSTTLDKQNVDAQVAADAARSGSKTTVGSAEITAQPPYADVRNPEIPADASERYGRVVYPGAPYENPTATEQSGRIRPKIVEPLQPLDHVSQERVQPQDRSKPLAGFAAVFAEPTDGNHHGGTWGACWRSDPASARECAKASCENGRTSSQPCVQLALSRPGEHCAVARATGFGVSWGACSTSRSEAESAALSGCRDETMRNYGSTSAACAVAWSTAQ
- a CDS encoding Dyp-type peroxidase; translation: MATHPQAAILLPPPAAARYLEFGLRKDATRTKAAAALASLAAAAPVDGVSVLTGFGLSLADLLGLRIPGLREFPTLASTHVEIPSTPRALWIWIRGEDRGEILLRSRAIERALSSAFDPASSVDAFRYDIGRDLTGYEDGTENPKAEAATEAAIVGGRVDGAAPAGSSFVAVQLWQHDLVRFAAMDKALQDCVIGRERISNDEIADAPQYAHVKRTAQESFDPPSFVVRRSMPWSDETREGLMFVAFGATLDAFERQLRRMAGLDDGIVDGVFLYSKPLAGSYYWCPPVVDGRVALSGL
- a CDS encoding nuclear transport factor 2 family protein — protein: MHDQLSQIADRLAIQDVLVRYSAAIDTKNFALLDEVFTADGIGDYTASGGIRGSLGEIKQWLERALSIFTVVQHLVTNISVDLHGDEASSTCYLFNPLGYPRDDGSVEMLWVGAVYRDRFVRTPRGWRIRERVIEPQYLEGKLPGA
- a CDS encoding helix-turn-helix transcriptional regulator; amino-acid sequence: MITEAQPVGTMLRQWRQRRSRSQLDLACEAEISTKHLSFLETGRAQPSREMLLHLAELLDVPLRERNSLLLSAGFAPTFRERSLDDPALSSARRAVDLVLQGHEPYPAIAVDRHWTLVASNRALAPLLAGITPALVTPPINVLRLSLHPGGLAPRIVNHAEWREHLLVRLRRQIDSSADPVLAELHRELAAYPVPSDEAAPARTSAPRSADGGYGGVVIPLQLRTAAGVLSLFSTITVFGTPVDITLSELAIEAFFPADQATGDALRQAAAA